From a region of the Streptomyces caniferus genome:
- a CDS encoding RecB family exonuclease, producing the protein MGSSTEQAEAGTQGGEAGCGGETAGAVARIGEQPRPPAALSPSRAGDFMQCPLLYRFRVIDRLPEKPSAAATRGTVVHAVLERLFDAPAAERTAVGARAMVPGEWEKLLAKRPELAELFAQDTEGEQLAQWLAEAETLVERWFSLEDPTRLEPADRELYVETVLDSGLRLRGFIDRVDVAPTGEVRIVDYKTGKAPRPQFAEGALFQMKFYALVMWRLRGVVPRRLQLVYLGSGDVVTYDPGEADLRAVERKLLALWEAIQLATATGDWRPRPTKLCGWCDHQAHCPEFGGTPPVYPLQVRPAEDARVPQGRMGDI; encoded by the coding sequence ATGGGATCGAGCACGGAGCAGGCCGAGGCGGGCACACAGGGCGGGGAAGCCGGGTGCGGCGGGGAGACTGCCGGGGCGGTGGCGCGGATCGGGGAGCAGCCGCGGCCGCCGGCGGCGCTCTCGCCGTCGCGGGCGGGCGATTTCATGCAGTGTCCACTGCTGTACCGCTTCCGGGTGATCGACAGACTGCCCGAGAAGCCCAGCGCGGCGGCGACGCGCGGCACGGTCGTGCATGCGGTGCTGGAGCGGCTCTTCGACGCGCCGGCGGCGGAGCGTACGGCCGTCGGGGCGCGGGCGATGGTGCCGGGCGAGTGGGAGAAGCTGCTGGCCAAGCGGCCGGAGCTGGCGGAGCTGTTCGCGCAGGACACGGAGGGCGAGCAGCTGGCGCAGTGGCTGGCGGAGGCCGAGACGCTGGTGGAGCGGTGGTTCTCGCTGGAGGATCCGACGCGGCTGGAGCCGGCTGACCGTGAGCTCTACGTCGAGACGGTGCTGGACTCGGGGCTGCGGCTGCGGGGGTTCATCGACCGGGTGGATGTCGCGCCGACCGGTGAGGTGCGGATCGTCGACTACAAGACCGGCAAGGCGCCGCGGCCGCAGTTCGCCGAGGGCGCGCTGTTCCAGATGAAGTTCTATGCGCTGGTGATGTGGCGGCTGCGCGGTGTGGTGCCGCGGCGGCTGCAGCTGGTCTATCTGGGCAGCGGCGATGTGGTGACGTACGACCCCGGTGAGGCCGATCTGCGGGCCGTGGAGCGGAAGTTGCTGGCGCTGTGGGAGGCGATCCAGCTGGCGACCGCGACCGGTGACTGGCGGCCGCGGCCGACGAAGCTGTGCGGCTGGTGCGACCACCAGGCGCACTGTCCGGAATTCGGCGGCACTCCCCCGGTGTATCCGCTCCAGGTCCGCCCGGCGGAGGACGCCCGGGTGCCACAGGGCAGAATGGGGGACATCTAG
- a CDS encoding ABC transporter substrate-binding protein: MNRKTLVLPALAGLLAPVLAACGSTDGAGDGGDPIVVGVASQIEATKAAPAPLDPAQAYDVDAWNMLRGTLQTLMRLPRSGTAPVPEAAESCGFRDTQNEQFRCTLRSGLKFSNGHALTAQDVKFSIDRMRTINNTNGPVSLLDDIDKVETPSDKEVVFHLRKPDATFPQKLATPAAAIVDGEVYPKGRLYSGFDVVGSGPYTLKTERRNHHITKATFTKNPTYKGGVNVKNDKVEMRFFADSKETEKALRKGDVDLMYRGLSPDQIRGLENARDEHIMLQEMPGQEIRYLAFNTKDPAVSNKAVRKAMAQIVNRSELVRDVYSYTGDPLYSMVPTGLTGHINSFFTEYGNPSAAAARKTLQQANITTPVKFTLTYTTNHYGSSTAKEVRALQSQLNSTKLFDIKVKGVDSWQQFRTDSLDGKYSVYNMGWFADIPDPDNYIAPFIGKQNFLGSPYRNSKIESQLIPNSRQQTDRNAAAANFKQAQDLIADDVPLLPLWQGKQYVVARDDVTGIEWALNSSSSLQIWELGRGVAD, translated from the coding sequence CCTCCCAGATCGAGGCGACCAAGGCGGCGCCCGCTCCGCTCGACCCGGCGCAGGCCTATGACGTCGATGCGTGGAACATGCTGCGCGGCACCCTCCAGACCCTGATGCGGCTGCCCAGGAGCGGCACCGCGCCGGTGCCAGAGGCGGCCGAATCCTGCGGGTTCCGCGACACCCAGAACGAGCAGTTCCGCTGCACCCTGCGCAGTGGCCTGAAGTTCTCGAACGGACACGCCCTGACGGCGCAGGACGTCAAGTTCTCCATCGACCGTATGCGGACCATCAACAACACCAACGGTCCGGTGTCGCTGCTCGACGACATCGACAAGGTCGAGACGCCGAGCGACAAGGAGGTGGTCTTCCACCTCCGCAAGCCGGACGCCACCTTCCCGCAGAAGCTCGCCACGCCCGCCGCGGCCATCGTCGACGGCGAGGTGTACCCGAAGGGCCGCCTCTACAGCGGCTTCGACGTGGTCGGCTCCGGCCCGTACACGCTCAAGACGGAGCGCAGGAACCACCACATCACCAAGGCCACCTTCACCAAGAACCCCACCTACAAGGGCGGGGTGAACGTGAAGAACGACAAGGTCGAGATGCGCTTCTTCGCCGACTCCAAGGAGACGGAGAAGGCGCTGCGCAAGGGTGATGTCGACCTGATGTACCGCGGGCTGTCGCCCGATCAGATCAGGGGCCTGGAGAACGCCCGCGACGAGCACATCATGCTCCAGGAGATGCCGGGCCAGGAGATCCGCTACCTGGCCTTCAACACCAAGGACCCGGCCGTCTCCAACAAGGCCGTGCGGAAGGCGATGGCGCAGATCGTCAACCGCTCGGAGCTGGTGCGCGACGTCTACTCCTACACCGGCGACCCCCTCTACTCGATGGTTCCCACCGGTCTCACCGGTCACATCAACTCGTTCTTCACCGAGTACGGGAACCCCAGTGCGGCCGCCGCCCGTAAGACGCTGCAGCAGGCGAACATCACCACCCCGGTCAAGTTCACCCTCACGTACACCACGAACCACTACGGCTCCAGCACCGCCAAGGAAGTGCGGGCGCTGCAGAGCCAGCTCAACAGCACCAAGCTGTTCGACATCAAGGTCAAGGGCGTCGACAGCTGGCAGCAGTTCCGGACCGACTCCCTGGACGGCAAGTACAGCGTCTACAACATGGGCTGGTTCGCGGACATCCCGGACCCGGACAACTACATCGCGCCGTTCATCGGCAAGCAGAACTTCCTCGGTTCCCCGTACCGCAATTCCAAGATCGAGTCGCAGCTGATCCCGAACAGCCGGCAGCAGACCGACCGCAACGCCGCCGCAGCGAACTTCAAGCAGGCGCAGGACCTCATCGCCGACGATGTGCCGCTCCTCCCGCTGTGGCAGGGCAAGCAGTACGTCGTCGCGCGCGATGACGTCACCGGCATCGAGTGGGCCCTCAACTCCTCCTCGTCGCTGCAGATCTGGGAGCTCGGCCGCGGCGTCGCCGACTGA
- a CDS encoding ABC transporter substrate-binding protein: MRKRDQWLAAPIGAGLATALLAVAGCGTDDSGAAGTGEPVVMGMTDKVQSTDPASGYEPGSWLLFNNVFQSLLSFPKGSTTPEPEAAERCGFTDDDSKVYRCTLKDGLTFSNGDALTSKDVKYSFDRTRRIKDPNGPAVMFSAVDQVEAPDSKTVVFRLKTPDATFPMKIASGAGSIVDHADYPADRLRTDGKATGSGVYTLKDYSSQKAVFGVNGSYKGPAKVKNSGMTVKFFNRPDKLKTAVEKGDVDVAYRGLSMKDIAALDNASLKQQHGTQVVEGASAEVMHLVFNVKDPVAGKLGVRKAIAYLLDRSSLVRDVYQRTAEPLYSIVPAGITGHSTSFFNTYGDRPKPEKAKEALRSAGFNGKVPLTLWATPDRFGPGTVPAFEQIAQQLNTSGLFDAKVRTLPTKEYEQGVASGRFGVYVKGWIPDYPDPDNFTAPFFGKDSVVANHYNSPTITGQLLPKTADQPNRGATKSEFRALQDIVAKDVPMIPIWQGKQYAVARDGVSGLQWTLDPSTVFRFWEISKSADA, encoded by the coding sequence GTGAGGAAGCGTGACCAGTGGCTGGCCGCCCCGATCGGAGCGGGGCTGGCCACAGCCCTGCTCGCGGTCGCCGGGTGCGGCACGGACGACTCGGGGGCGGCCGGTACCGGCGAGCCCGTGGTCATGGGAATGACGGACAAGGTGCAGTCCACCGACCCGGCATCCGGCTACGAGCCGGGGTCATGGCTGTTGTTCAACAACGTCTTCCAGTCCCTGCTGAGCTTCCCCAAGGGAAGCACCACCCCCGAGCCGGAGGCCGCCGAACGCTGCGGCTTCACCGACGACGACAGCAAGGTCTACCGCTGCACCCTCAAGGACGGCCTCACCTTCAGCAATGGTGACGCGCTGACCTCCAAGGACGTCAAGTACTCCTTCGACCGCACCCGGCGCATCAAGGACCCCAACGGCCCCGCCGTGATGTTCTCCGCGGTCGACCAGGTCGAGGCGCCGGACAGCAAGACCGTGGTCTTCCGGCTGAAGACGCCCGACGCGACCTTCCCGATGAAGATAGCCTCGGGCGCCGGCTCGATCGTCGACCACGCCGACTACCCCGCCGACCGGCTGCGCACCGACGGCAAGGCCACCGGCTCCGGCGTCTACACCCTCAAGGACTACAGCTCCCAGAAGGCCGTCTTCGGCGTCAACGGTTCGTACAAGGGCCCGGCCAAGGTCAAGAACTCCGGGATGACCGTGAAGTTCTTCAACCGCCCCGACAAGCTCAAGACGGCCGTCGAGAAGGGCGATGTCGACGTCGCCTACCGCGGCCTGTCCATGAAGGACATCGCGGCCCTCGACAACGCCTCGCTGAAGCAGCAGCACGGCACCCAGGTCGTGGAGGGTGCCAGCGCCGAGGTCATGCACCTGGTCTTCAACGTCAAGGACCCGGTAGCCGGCAAGCTGGGCGTCCGCAAGGCGATCGCCTACCTCCTGGACCGCTCCAGCCTCGTCCGGGACGTCTACCAGCGCACCGCGGAACCGCTGTACTCGATCGTCCCGGCCGGCATCACCGGTCACAGCACCTCCTTCTTCAACACCTACGGCGACCGCCCGAAGCCCGAGAAGGCAAAGGAAGCACTGCGCTCCGCCGGCTTCAACGGGAAGGTGCCGCTCACGCTGTGGGCCACCCCCGACCGCTTCGGCCCCGGCACCGTCCCGGCCTTCGAGCAAATCGCCCAGCAGCTCAACACCAGCGGCCTGTTCGACGCCAAGGTGCGCACCCTGCCCACCAAGGAGTACGAGCAGGGCGTGGCCTCCGGACGGTTCGGCGTCTACGTCAAGGGCTGGATCCCCGACTATCCGGACCCGGACAACTTCACCGCGCCGTTCTTCGGCAAGGACAGCGTGGTGGCCAACCACTACAACTCGCCGACCATCACCGGGCAGCTGCTGCCCAAGACGGCCGACCAGCCGAACCGTGGCGCCACCAAGTCCGAGTTCCGGGCGCTGCAGGACATCGTCGCCAAGGACGTGCCGATGATCCCGATCTGGCAGGGCAAGCAGTACGCGGTGGCTCGTGACGGGGTCTCCGGCCTGCAGTGGACCCTGGACCCGTCGACCGTCTTCCGTTTCTGGGAGATCAGCAAGTCGGCCGACGCCTGA
- a CDS encoding response regulator, with protein sequence MAIRVLLVDDQPLLRTGFRMILEAEQDLAVVGEAGDGLQALEQVRALQPDVVLMDIRMPRMDGVEATRQITGPAKDGPAKVLVLTTFDLDEYVVEALRAGASGFLLKDAPANELVQAIRVVAGGEAMLAPSITRRLLDKYAGHLPSGEEPVPDTLHTLTEREVEVLKLVARGLSNAEIAADLFVSETTVKTHVGHVLTKLGLRDRVQAAVYAYESGLVRPGAQ encoded by the coding sequence GTGGCCATCCGCGTCCTGCTGGTCGACGACCAGCCCCTGCTGCGTACGGGATTCCGGATGATTCTGGAGGCGGAGCAGGATCTGGCGGTCGTCGGGGAGGCCGGTGACGGTCTGCAGGCGCTGGAGCAGGTGCGGGCGCTGCAGCCCGATGTGGTGCTGATGGACATCCGGATGCCCCGGATGGACGGCGTCGAGGCGACCCGGCAGATCACGGGGCCGGCGAAGGACGGCCCGGCGAAGGTGCTGGTGCTGACGACCTTCGATCTGGACGAGTACGTCGTCGAGGCGCTGCGGGCGGGGGCGAGCGGCTTCCTGCTGAAGGACGCGCCGGCCAATGAACTGGTGCAGGCGATCCGGGTGGTGGCGGGCGGCGAGGCGATGCTCGCGCCGAGCATCACGCGCCGGCTGCTGGACAAGTACGCCGGGCATCTGCCGTCGGGCGAGGAGCCGGTTCCGGACACGCTGCATACCCTCACCGAGCGCGAGGTGGAGGTGCTGAAGCTGGTGGCGCGCGGGCTGTCGAATGCGGAGATCGCCGCGGATCTGTTCGTGAGCGAGACGACGGTGAAGACGCATGTGGGCCATGTGCTGACGAAGCTGGGGCTGCGCGACCGGGTCCAGGCGGCGGTGTACGCGTACGAGAGCGGGCTGGTGCGCCCCGGCGCCCAGTAG
- a CDS encoding ferredoxin encodes MTAQDEAPELEVWIDQDLCTGDGICAQYAPEVFELDIDGLAYVKSTDDELLQDKGATTPVPLKLLADVRDSAKECPGDCIHVRRVTDLVEVYGPDAE; translated from the coding sequence ATGACCGCGCAGGACGAAGCCCCAGAGCTGGAAGTATGGATCGACCAGGATCTGTGCACCGGGGACGGCATCTGTGCGCAGTACGCGCCGGAGGTCTTCGAGCTCGACATCGACGGTCTGGCCTATGTGAAGAGCACCGACGACGAGCTGCTGCAGGACAAGGGGGCCACAACCCCCGTCCCGCTGAAGCTGCTCGCCGACGTCCGGGACTCCGCGAAGGAGTGCCCCGGGGACTGCATCCACGTCCGCCGGGTCACGGACCTGGTCGAGGTCTACGGGCCGGACGCGGAGTAG
- a CDS encoding tRNA (adenine-N1)-methyltransferase, whose product MSEPTGAARRRGPFKVGDQVQLTDPKGRHYTFTLEEGKSFHTHKGAFPHDELIGAPEGSVVRTTGNVAYLALRPLLPDYVLSMPRGAAVVYPKDAGQILAMADIFPGARVVEAGVGSGSLSSFLLRAIGDDGMLHSYERRADFAEIATQNVERYFGGPHPAWTLTVGDLQDNLSDADVDRVILDMLAPWECLEAVSKALVPGGILCAYVATTTQMARTVEAIREHGTFNEPSAWETMVRTWHVEGLAVRPDHRMIGHTGFLLTARRLADGVEPPLRRRRPAKGAYGEDYTGPGKDQAAASGGSSAERG is encoded by the coding sequence ATGTCCGAACCGACCGGTGCCGCCCGTCGTCGCGGGCCCTTCAAGGTCGGGGACCAGGTCCAGCTCACCGATCCCAAGGGACGCCACTACACCTTCACGCTCGAAGAGGGAAAAAGCTTCCACACCCACAAGGGAGCTTTCCCCCACGACGAGCTGATCGGTGCTCCCGAGGGCAGCGTTGTCCGTACCACCGGGAACGTCGCCTACCTCGCGCTGCGCCCGCTGCTCCCCGACTATGTCCTGTCCATGCCCCGCGGTGCCGCCGTGGTCTACCCCAAGGACGCGGGGCAGATCCTGGCGATGGCCGACATCTTCCCCGGCGCCCGCGTCGTCGAGGCCGGTGTGGGCTCCGGCTCGCTCAGCAGCTTCCTGCTGCGTGCCATCGGCGACGACGGCATGCTGCACTCCTACGAGCGCCGTGCCGACTTCGCCGAGATCGCCACGCAGAACGTCGAGCGCTACTTCGGCGGTCCGCACCCCGCATGGACGCTCACCGTCGGTGACCTGCAGGACAACCTCTCCGACGCCGACGTCGACCGCGTCATCCTCGACATGCTCGCCCCCTGGGAGTGCCTGGAGGCCGTCTCCAAGGCCCTGGTCCCCGGCGGCATCCTCTGCGCCTACGTCGCGACGACGACGCAGATGGCCCGCACCGTCGAGGCGATCCGCGAGCACGGCACCTTCAACGAGCCGTCGGCCTGGGAAACCATGGTCCGCACCTGGCACGTCGAGGGCCTCGCCGTCCGTCCCGACCACCGCATGATCGGCCACACCGGCTTCCTGCTGACCGCCCGCCGCCTCGCCGACGGGGTCGAGCCCCCGCTGCGCCGCCGCCGGCCCGCCAAGGGAGCCTACGGCGAGGACTACACAGGCCCGGGCAAGGACCAGGCGGCTGCCTCCGGGGGCAGCTCCGCCGAGCGCGGCTGA
- the arc gene encoding proteasome ATPase, protein MAAHDDDINRGIRPGRGSEDPAGQVAYLEQEIAVLRRKLADSPRHTRILEERIVELQTNLAGVSAQNERLANTLREARDQIVALKEEVDRLAQPPAGFGVFLQANEDDTVDIFTGGRKLRVNVSPSVETEGLRRGQEVMLNEALNVVEAMAYESAGDIVTLKEILEDGERALVIGHTDEERVVRLAEPLLDITIRPGDALLLEPRSGYVYEVIPKSEVEELVLEEVPDIDYTKIGGLGGQIELIRDAVELPYLYPDLFKEHELRPPKGVLLYGPPGCGKTLIAKAVANSLAKKVAEVTGQPAGKSFFLNIKGPELLNKYVGETERHIRLVFQRAREKASEGTPVIVFFDEMDSLFRTRGSGVSSDVENTIVPQLLSEIDGVEGLENVIVIGASNREDMIDPAILRPGRLDVKIKIERPDAEAAKDIFSKYLTERLPLHSDDLAEHGDSRKAAVSGMIQSVVEQMYAESEENRFLEVTYANGDKEVLYFKDFNSGAMIENIVGRAKKMAIKAFLEHNQKGLRVSHLLQACVDEFKENEDLPNTTNPDDWARISGKKGERIVYIRTLVTGKQGADTGRSIDTVANTGQYL, encoded by the coding sequence GTGGCAGCCCACGACGACGACATCAACCGCGGCATCCGGCCGGGGCGAGGGTCTGAAGATCCCGCCGGTCAGGTTGCCTATCTCGAGCAGGAGATCGCCGTCCTGCGACGCAAGCTCGCCGACTCTCCGCGGCACACGAGGATTCTCGAAGAGCGGATCGTCGAGCTGCAGACCAACCTGGCCGGCGTCTCGGCACAGAACGAGCGTCTCGCCAATACTCTCCGCGAGGCCCGCGACCAGATCGTCGCGCTCAAAGAGGAGGTCGACCGGCTCGCGCAGCCGCCGGCCGGCTTCGGTGTCTTCCTGCAGGCGAACGAGGACGACACGGTCGACATTTTCACCGGAGGCAGAAAGCTCCGGGTGAATGTCAGCCCCAGCGTGGAGACCGAGGGCCTCAGGCGCGGCCAAGAGGTCATGCTCAATGAAGCGCTCAACGTGGTCGAGGCCATGGCCTACGAGAGCGCCGGCGACATCGTCACCCTCAAGGAGATCCTCGAGGACGGCGAGCGCGCCCTGGTGATCGGGCACACGGACGAGGAACGGGTGGTGAGGCTCGCCGAGCCGCTGCTGGACATCACCATCCGTCCCGGCGACGCCCTGCTGCTCGAACCCCGCTCCGGCTACGTCTACGAAGTCATCCCGAAGAGCGAGGTCGAGGAGCTCGTCCTCGAAGAGGTCCCGGACATCGACTACACCAAGATCGGCGGTCTGGGCGGCCAGATCGAACTGATCCGGGATGCGGTCGAGCTTCCGTACCTCTACCCCGACCTCTTCAAGGAGCACGAACTCCGCCCGCCCAAGGGCGTCTTGCTCTACGGCCCGCCGGGCTGTGGCAAGACCCTCATCGCCAAGGCGGTCGCCAACTCCCTTGCCAAGAAGGTCGCCGAGGTGACCGGGCAGCCCGCGGGGAAGAGCTTCTTCCTCAACATCAAGGGCCCCGAGCTGCTCAACAAGTACGTCGGCGAGACCGAGCGGCACATCCGGCTGGTCTTCCAGCGCGCCAGGGAAAAGGCGAGCGAGGGCACCCCCGTCATCGTCTTCTTCGACGAGATGGACTCCCTCTTCCGCACCCGGGGATCCGGCGTCAGCTCGGACGTGGAGAACACCATCGTCCCGCAGCTGCTCTCCGAGATCGACGGCGTCGAGGGCCTGGAAAACGTGATCGTGATCGGTGCCTCGAACCGCGAGGACATGATCGACCCCGCGATCCTGCGCCCCGGCCGCCTCGACGTGAAGATCAAGATCGAGCGTCCCGACGCGGAAGCCGCCAAGGACATCTTCTCGAAGTACCTCACGGAACGCCTGCCGCTGCACTCCGACGATCTCGCCGAACACGGCGACTCGCGGAAGGCCGCAGTGAGCGGAATGATTCAATCCGTCGTCGAGCAGATGTACGCGGAATCCGAGGAAAATCGCTTCCTGGAGGTCACCTACGCCAATGGTGACAAGGAAGTCCTCTACTTCAAGGACTTCAACTCCGGTGCGATGATCGAAAACATCGTAGGACGCGCAAAGAAGATGGCCATCAAGGCCTTCCTCGAACACAATCAGAAGGGGCTTCGCGTCTCCCACCTCCTCCAGGCATGCGTGGACGAGTTCAAGGAGAACGAGGACCTGCCCAACACCACCAACCCGGACGACTGGGCCCGTATCTCCGGAAAGAAGGGCGAGCGGATCGTATACATCCGTACGCTCGTCACCGGAAAGCAGGGCGCGGACACCGGTCGCTCCATCGACACGGTGGCGAATACCGGCCAATACCTGTAA